A window of Terriglobales bacterium genomic DNA:
TGATGCGGCCTTCGCGGTCCAGGATCTTGCCGCGCGGCGCCAGGATCGGCATCTTGCGCACGCGGTTCTGCTCCGCCAGCGCCATGTACTCATCGCGGCTCGCGACCTGCAGCCGCGCCAGGCGCATCGTCAGGATCACGAAGATCACCAGGATCGCGTACTGCACGAACGTCAACTTGATTGCTGGGACTTTTTCGCCGCGCTCGGCCACCGGACTGCTGCCTGCCTTCTGCGCTCAGTATAGAGCTACTCCGCCCGCCGGGGCATAAGGCCTAGTGCTTAACCCGTGAGCACGGTGTAGCGCCCTCGACCTCGAGGGCGCAGATTCAGGCAGGCCCGGCCGCCCGGTCGGGCCGGGCCCTAAGCCCTCTGCTTGAGCTTGTCCAGCACCGCGAACAGCACGACCGCCAGCAGCCCATTCGCCAGCGCCGCGCCCAGCAGGTGGCCCCACTGCCACGCCAGCTCCTCCGACACCAGGTTGCGCGCGACGAGGTAGTAGATCGCCTGGTGCAGCAGGTAGAACCCGAATCCCATGATCACGCGCGAGCCGGGGTTCTCCACGTCGAGCCGCACGCCGATCGACGACGCCGCGAACCCCACCACCGTCTTCGCGATCCCGAACATCCCGATGGGATGGTGCGTCAGCGAATCCTGCACCAGCCCGATCAGCATCCCCGTCGCCATGCCCGCGAGCTGGTTGCGCCGCGCCACGGCGAAGAAGATGGTCACCAGCAGCGGCAGGTCGAACACCCCGATGAACCGCAGCCGCGTCCCCAGCAGCGACTGCACCAGCAGCGCCGCCAGCGGCACGCCGAACGTCGCGATCCACGAGAACTTGTGGACCTCGATCTGCTCCCGGGATGTGTAGGTGATGTTGGCCACGCCTAGCGGTCTATGGCGACATTGTACTAAGGGACATCTTGACGACCGGCGTGGCGAGGGGGGGGATAATCTCCCGCCAAACCGGAAGGAGGCTCTATGAAAAAGAGCTTATTGCTGTTGGCCTGGGGTTCCTCTTGTTGACTCTCTCTAGTAAACGGGCAGAAGCTAGCTGTGGAGACCAATACTCAAGCCGCCTTTGGACCTGCAACAGCTGCGCCACCACGACGAACATACAGACGTGCTCCGGTTTCGGACACAATTGTGCTCAACTTTGCAGCTTCGTTCCCTGCGGAGAGAATTGCGCGGTAGGAACTGCAGGGCCGTGTGGCTGTCTTCAGGGCAGGGGTTGCGGGAAACCGACCATGAAGTCGAAACAACCGCAACGGAAGTCTGTTGACATTTCAAAGAGAGACTCATGACTCCCGCGACACGATCAGGGCTGTTGCCGCTCGTCTTCGTAATGTGCTTGGGCGCCAGCGCCCAAGCACCCTCCCCAGATCGCCGGCCGTACCAGGCGTATCAAAGAACTGCGCTCAAACCGCAGAGTTCGGTCCCTTGGCAACCACCATTTCCGGCCTACAGCACCGAACCTTTTCTCTGCCAAGGCAATGCGTTGTACTTTCCCGCAACAGATTCAGTGACAGATTCGATGTTGCCGGTTTGGAAAATCAACGTCGACAAGGGTGAGAAGGAGACTGTGTTTCAGGTCCCGGCCGAATTTCAGGATGGTTATCGCTTCGCGACTTACGCCGTTTCGCCGACCGGTCTACTGACTGAAGCAGTCGTTAACGAAAAAACTGGCGAAACGGAACTCTTGCGGTTCGCTTCAGACGGCTCGTACACCTCTCGCGCTCGCCTGTCAGTTCCCAAGTTTTTCCATGTGGAATACCTTGCGATTTTCGACACCGAACAGATGTTTATCGCGGGTTACGTGGCCAGCGGGGGTCCAAAAGCGCTCGTTGGTCGACCAACGGTGGCAATTTTTTCACCAGATGGTGAGTTGGTGAAAAAGATCTCTGCCTTGCAAGCGTCACAAAAGAAGGACTCGATTGATCCAAGGGAGATTTCTGAGCGCTCCGTCGCGATGGGCGGTGACGGAAATCTCTACTACCTTCGAGGACGCGAAGTCGCCGTCATATCGCCGGGTGGCGATCTAGTGCGGAGACTTCTCATCGAGCGTCCGGAAAAGGAATACGTACCTGTAAAGCTGGATTTTTCAGAGGGCGTGGTCTCAGTGAGGTTCATGAAGCCAATGCCGAAGCAGGTTCCCACCATTCTGATGCGGACCTTCGATTCGAACACCGGGGAACTGCTTGCGGAATATAGCCCGGGCGAGGGATTGACGAACGCCCAGCTCTGCTACTCACGTCGCGAGGGTTATTTGTTCATGGGCAAGAAGGACGGGAAGACCGCATTCGTGCGCGCAACTCCGTAGCTAGCGGGGATTATCTCCCGCGGCCTGTGGCGTTGGCGTCGGTGTCGCCGGTTTTGTGGGCGGCGGCTGTTGCTG
This region includes:
- the mreD gene encoding rod shape-determining protein MreD, translating into MANITYTSREQIEVHKFSWIATFGVPLAALLVQSLLGTRLRFIGVFDLPLLVTIFFAVARRNQLAGMATGMLIGLVQDSLTHHPIGMFGIAKTVVGFAASSIGVRLDVENPGSRVIMGFGFYLLHQAIYYLVARNLVSEELAWQWGHLLGAALANGLLAVVLFAVLDKLKQRA